Below is a window of Maylandia zebra isolate NMK-2024a linkage group LG19, Mzebra_GT3a, whole genome shotgun sequence DNA.
TGGAGTAGGGCTTTAGGGGCCTCAACCAAGACCTCTGTGTTATTACTGTTGAGCTTGAGTAGGTTAattgacatccatatttctATTTCATGCAGACGGTTGAGAAGTGATCGTGGGGGAGCAGGGTAGAGGGTTTAGTACAGAGATAAAGTTGTGTATCATCAGCATAGGAATGGAAGCAGAGACCATGGCGGTGGATGATCTGACCAAGGAGGAACATAGAGACGGTGAAGAGAAGGGGTCCAATATCTCTTGGTATTTGTGTGACACCAGAAGTGAGCACCTAACTGTAGTGATGCTCTTTGCTGCCATTCCTTCTATGTTTGAAGTGTTTGGAGGCGACTCTTAAGTAATTTTCCTTACAGTGGATTGATGAGTCTTGCGAGAAATCACATCAACTGTGTAAGATAAGTTTCATAATTACTTGCACAGTGGGCAGATTTAAATTGCCTATTAATCACCTATTAATCCCACTGGATGATTTAATCTCTGGTATCAACATGGCAGGGAGCTAAAATGCTAATACAGAGGATTCAAAATGGAGACAGGATTGCAACATCCATCTTTAAATACAGTTTGTATTTTCAACTTACAAAAGCCCCATTTGTTTGACCATCAGTAATTTTAATGCACATATCAAATGATTGTACAGAGAAGAGGATTTCTTCAGGTTTGCTTCCTGTTCTATgggagaagtaaaaaaaaaaaaaaaaaaagatcttatCAGGTTGAGAACAGGTGTTGTCTTACCCCCAGGTAACTGCTACCGCGCTTGAGGACACGAGCTCTTTAGGCGTCATTACTGCCAGATAGCTCACATTCACCAGCAGGTACAAAGTAGTCACAAGAGAAATGGCTATCAGCACCGCCCGAGGAAGATTCACCTGTACAAAAAAAAGATAtgacatgaaataaaatgtcaTGACATGACATGGTTGTAAAGTTTGGCTAAACCTTGATTACACATATTAACAAAGCAGTCTCTCATGACAAAACAAAGCCTCATtgaatatttacttttttaatactTTGCCAAACCGTGGGGGGAAATGCTCCCCAAGCAACACCAAGCACCAAGTTTCATGCAGTCAGGACAAGCTGGAACTGCAATTACAACAATCCTAACAATGCCAACTCGTGTACCTCTTTAGTCACCTCAGACACTTTAAACACTGATTTAAGCATTGTAGGGGTATATGTTGGTACAAAGTCAATGAATTACCTGAAACACAAATTCAGAGTTTAGGGGGGAAAAAGGTAAGTGGTCATTTTTCTCAGGATAGCAGCAAGAAAACAATCATATTTCCCAGCAGAATCTTTATCAAAGATTATaagctgtattttaaaaaatttagaATTTAGTCTGCTTGTCCAGAGTTGGTTTTTTCTTAGGTTTCACATTAACAATGAGTTATTTTAGGTTCTGCTCTATAAAACACAGTTGGAGAAAcgaaaaattaaaaatggaaatgaaaaatTCAAAATAGAGACTATTTTGAATATTTCCAGTCTCCTGGAAATGTCCCTGCAAGCCAAGTTGATTCTTCTGGTGTCCTCAATTCTTTCTCTGGTGTTTGTTCATATTATGTATACTTGTGTCTGGATCTACGTGACCTacatgaagattaaaaaaaaaccctgtactTTCAGTAAAAGATTAGACAGGGCCTCATCTGAGTGAAGAAAGTAACAGAGTATCTGCATAACAATGTTATCAGAGGAAAGACATGACTTGACCTGGTTCTCCCTTGTGCCAGTTTAAGCAGTCCAACAGAATAACATAAAACTAAGTTGGATATTTACTTTCTTTAATGCTTTGCTAAACCATTTAGTTCTCCAAAGTTGAACtctacttttaattaaatagGACTCGAGtctaaaataatagaaaaaaacaccAAGCACCAAGTTGCAAAATGCAGTCAGTGGAAATGGGTTAATTATTATGAACTGGCATGAACAATAAGGACAATCACACTGAAGTTTTAACCATTTAAGATAAGGATAAATTAAGTTTGTCATAAGTTGAGGTATTTTTAAAGAATTCACCAagtctttaaaaatattaaattcctATTTAAACAGTCATATTATTATtggtgctgtcagcgttaatctcgttaaaatgacgttaatgccataactgcattaacgcggcaaatctccgttaccGCCGTGTGCGTGGGGCTGCATGGTGTCAAacattaacaagctaactgcactGATTTACAGAGTGTTATAGACATCCTGTGTTAGGACAAAGTCAATAAATTACCTGAAATACAAATTCAGAGTTAAGGAAGAAAATATAGCAGCATATAGGCAtcttttacagtaaagaatcAAATCATTCTGGACAGGTTTTAAGCTGTATTTGAAAAATTTAGCATGAATAAATGCTACTATTTCAGGTCACTTCAGACCCTTTCAGCCTCACCTCTGGTTTGTTCAGCTCCTCAGTCACATAATTCAAGTTGCTCCAGCCACCGTAAGACCAGAGGCCTTGAAGTAAAGCCTTTCCCAGAGTGTTCAAAGAAAACTGAGTTCCTTGAAAAGCATTCTCAATGTTAAAATTTTCCTCGATCACAGTGCTGCTCTGTATCACTTCCACTAGCCCTCCAATTACAAtgaaagtgagtgaaaacactttGGCCACCAAGAAGATCACCTGCACTCTCAGAGCAAATCGGACATTCAGGATGTTGGTAATGCCAACTACCAGAATACTAAAAGCTGCAAAGCATTTCACAGCCAGCTGAGGAGGTGGGCAGCCTGGGTAAAAGGGAGCCATGACATACTGTGCAATGGTCATTGATTTTGCTGCAATGCTGGAAGGTTTCAAAAGCAGGATGAAAGTGATTGCCGCAAAGAAGGCTGGGAATGAACCATAGATCCTCAGGATGTAAGTAAATTCCCCACCGGATTCAGGAATAATGGTCCCAAGCTCAGTGTAGGAGAGAGCTGCAAGCAAAGCCACAACACCTGAAAAAAACCAGATTAACATGCTGGCCCCAGGACTTCCCACATACGCCAGGACATACTGTGGGGACATGAAGATACCGGATCCAATCATGGTTCCAGAAACTATTGCGACACCACCAATCAATCCAATCTGCCTCTTCAGTTGCAGGCCTTcgttttttggggttttgtccGCCATGGTGAGAGAGAGCAGGGAGCACAAAACGACACGTCTACAGAGCAGACTGAGAAAGATCACAAAGAATTCAGATGCTACAAACTGCGTAgaaaaaactttcaaaagaaatCACGTGGTGTAAAATGTACTTGTTTTGCCTTCAATTAAATATTAACTCGTCAGCTTTCTAACTGTGGAaaaagtgctaaccactgcaccaatGAGCCACCAGTTGGTTTGGATTATTATATCCTAAACCAATATCAGTTCTCAGGTTACTACAGTTTGTCCTGGCCTACTCATCTAAATCTgtaagaagataaaaaaaatgcacaatcATGAGTGGAGACGCACAGTGTTGGCATGCTTCATCTTTATTTTGACTTTCTATAAACTACTAATAGTAAATATTGAAAATCTCACTTCTGGATGTTTCACCTCCTCGGTTAAACAATTTAAAGTGTTCCAGCCATCATACGACCACAAGCCCTGATAGAAAGCAATGCCAATGGAGCTGACCCCTGCATTGGTTCCCTCAAATGAGTCCTCAAAGTTCTCAGTGCGGCCCTGGAAAAGCATCACAATGCCTCCCAGGATGATCACCACCAGGGCCACCACCTTCACTGCCATGGTGACCAGCTGGATGCCTGTGGCCAAGCGGACGCTCAGACATTTGATTATAGCCAGCACCAAGATTGATACAGCAGCCACGAATTTCACAGCCAGCTGTGGAGGAGTGCAGCCGCTGTAAAAGGGGGCCACAGCATATTCAGCAAAGATGAGAGCGACTCCTGTGCCACTAGCCGGCCTCATGACCATGATGAAGCTGAAGACGAACATGAAGGCCACCACTTTCCCTGCAGTCCGCAGTATGTAAATGTACTCAGCTCCAGACTCTGGTATGATAGTGCCCAGCTCAGCATAGCACAGACCCCCCAGCATGGCTATCAGTCCACAGCAGGACCATATAATGAAGCTGGGGGGGCTGTAACTAACAAAGGGGTGAAGATTTTGCAGAGGGACACACCGgcctcgtcttcccttctagaagtgcaggcttaaatgaagatgaataaagattttgTGAAATAACTACTGAGTTCCGGTGCCGTCTCTGGATGCCTCGACGAATAAAAGAACCGGGGTCAAACTGATTTCGCAACAGCTCCCAATAGTGGAAAGGACGTACTGGGGAGAAATGAAGATCCCAGATCCAATCATGGTTCCACCAATGAAGGAAACTGCTACTATGATCCCCACTTCCCTCTGCAGATTGAGTCCATGTGTATCATCTCCCATGTTCAGAAAGTTTTTGTCTTCCTAGAAGCAGCGGACAAGAACACCTGAAGCGTTGTTTGTTACATAAGAGGCGGAGCACACTTAATTATACAGCTACGAAATGAGGCTACTTTTAAGCAGATTTTAAGAATGTCTGCTTGTCCAGAGTTGGTTTTTTCTTAGGTTTCACGTTAACAATGATTTATTTTAGGTTCTGCTCTATAAAACACAGTTGGAGAAACGAAAAATTCAAAATAGAGACTGTTTTGAATATTTCTAGTCTACTGGAAATGTCCCCGCAAGCCAAGTTGATTCTTCTGGTGTCCTCAATTCTTTCTCTGGTGTTTGTTCATATTATGTATACTTGTGTCTGGATCTGAGTGAAGAAATGGACAGAGTATCTGCATAACAATGTTATCAGAGGAAAGCCATGACTTGACCTGGTTCTCCCTTGTGCCAGTTTAAGCAGTCCAACAGAATAACATAAAACTAAGTTGAATATTTACTTTCTTTAATGCTTTGCTAAACCATTTAGTTAAAAATGCTCTCCAAAGTTGAACTCTAACTCTAGTTGAACTTTAATTAAATAGGACTCGAATctaaaataatagaaaagaaCACCAAGCACCAAGTTGCAAAATGCAGTCAGTGGAAATGGGTTAATTATTATGAACTGGCATGAACAATAAGAACAATCACACTGAAGTTTTAACCATTTAAGATAAGGATAAATTAAGTTTGTCATAATGTGATGCCTCAAAGGCATTTATGTTATTTATCtttaatgtttgctttaaaataattcttttgtatgtatttaagttaaaaagaacagtaaaaagagttaaaaatgtTAAGAAGCTTTAATTTTGAAGGTGAACTTGCTAATAACCTCACTTCCTGGTGGTTTACCTGTATTgcttcatttcctgtttaattCCTCTTCCTGGTTGCTCTAAGAGGGAGAGGGACATGCGGTCTTGCTCTGAGGCTTATCCACAGCCATCCACTTGGGAACATTGTTCAGGCAACGCTGTAAGTGTATATATTTCATGATGAAGGTGTTAAAAAGGCATAAATAGCGGTATTtgttaaaaattatattttgtttgtgaTTCATGGAGGTTGATTTGTACATGTTAAGAAAGGCAGTTTTGATGATCATTACTGTTGCTAAAGCTAACACGAAGGTGTAAGgtcacattttgagttatttcgtGATGCAATATTTATGTAAACGATCATTTTTTCTATTCTGTATTTCTTTTCAACTACAGTTTTCACCGCTTGTCAAATGAAGATTCTGAGTAAAAAGTCAACTCTACTCGGACTCGTGTATTCATTGACAGAGGTTTAGCTTGGTGTTTGATCAGAGTTGCTACACTCTGCAACAGAACACTACAGTGAAAAGGCGGCACTCGATGGTCCTACGTGTTCGTGATGGCAGCAAGCAACAAGTCATCGGTATCAAATACCAGGAGCAACGTGACATCAGCATCATCTGCAAGTGCGGCTCGCGCCAGAGCTAAAGCAGAAGCTGCTAAGGTACGAGCATCATATGCTAGCCAGGAGGCTAAATTAAAATTGGAAAAGGCTGCTAGAGAAGCAGAAAGGAAAACTAGAGAAGCTCAAAATCAGTTGGAAGCCGCTAGAATTGATACAGAGCTGGAAGTGCTAACATTAAATCGTGAAGCAGACGCAGCCATCGCTGAAGCACAGGTGTTAGAAGATGTAGCAGAAATGCATGGAAATGTAGAAAATGTGAAATCTGAGTCAGAAGACAGGCTTAGATTGCACCGTACTAGTGAATATGTTTGCTCTCAAAATGATCAGAATCAGTCTACCTTCGCACCAGTATCTGTCCCACCTGTTAAATCTGTAGACCGTGCAGAATCACAAGACAGTTTCAGAACATGGCATCCACCTGTAAGCTTAGCGGAATTCCAACATAGCAATAGCAAGCCCAAGCCTGAAGTGGATAATGGGACGTATCCACCCACAACAAACCTGTCTAAACTGACCAGAGCTGAATTGAAGACCGACGTCGAAAGAACAAACCCTCGCACGTATATAGGTGCTCAATCACAAACACCCCGGCATATGCGTCCAGTGAGCGTGTCACAACCACCTGACCCTCTGGCACAATATTTGGCGCGACGTGATCTCGTTACGTCAGGACTGTACCAATTTGATGATAAGCCAGAGAATTTCCGTGCATGGCGGTCCTCATTCACTAATGCTGTGGCTGAGGTTCAACTTACAGAAACACAAGAATTAGACCTCATGACCAAATGGTTAGGAAAAGAGTCTGGACAGCAAATAAGATGCATACACTCAGTGCATGTGAATAATGCTGGTTTGGCTCTGCGCAAGACATGGGAGAGGCTGAATGACTGCTATGGTGCTCCTGAGATGATCGAGCAGTCACTGTTTCAGAGACTTGACAGTTTTCCAAAAATTGCAGCCAAAGATCACATCAGATTACGTGAACTTGGGGATTTGCTTATGGAGATACAAGGCGCCAAGGAGGATGGATACCTCACTGGGCTGTCATATCTAGACACCTCCAGAGGTATTGGACCCATAGTAGACAAGCTCCCATATGGGCTCCAGGAGAAGTGGGTGTCATCTGGGTCGTGGTACAAAGAAGAGAATAACGGCTGCTTCCCTCCCTTTAGTTACTTTTGTAACTTTGTCTGTCATGAGGCAAAGAAGCGAAATGACCCCAGCTTTATTTGTCAAAGCAACGGCGCAAACCCCACAAAATCAGAAAGATTACCTATGAAGAGCTTTAACACCAACAAGTCTATCGCAGTTCACAAAACAGATGTCTCTACAATCAACAACGACCCTAACAAGAACTGCGCATTGCACAATAAACCTCACCCACTTAAAAAATGCAGGACATTCAGAAACAAGTCCATCGATGACAGGAAGGCCTTTCTAAAACAGAAAGGAATATGCTTCAAGTGTTGTTCTTCAACTTCACATGTTGCCAAAGACTGCAAATCTTCCGTGAAATGCTTAGAGTGTGAAAGCATCTATCATGATGCAGCTATGCACCCTGGCCCACAACCTCAACTCACCAAggctcctccaccaccacaagAGAACGGCGGGGAGGGAGAAGATGACTCTAATGTAACTGATGTTAGAACCAGCTGCACAGAGGTTTGTGGCCCCGGCCAGTGGGGTCGTTCTTGCTCTAAGATCTGCCTTGCAAAGGTCTACCCCAAACATTCAAAACACAAAGCCATTAAAGCTTATGTAATTCTGGACGACCAGAGCAATCGCTCATTAGCCAGGCCAGAGTTCTTTGAGCCGTTTGGTGTGGAGAACAAACCACTCTTATACCATCTCAGAACATGCTCCAGCGTCATCGAAACGTATGGCAGGAAGGCAGAAGGATTCCAGATAGTCGTTGAACAGCAACGTTCTCATACCTCTTCCACCACTCCTTGAGTGCCCTGAAATCCCTAACAATCGAGCTGAAATCCCAACACCAGGTGCAGTTTTGCATCATCCTCATCTCCACCATATAGCCAAACACATCCCTGATCTAGACCCAGAAGCAGAGATACTCCTGCTGCTCGGGAGAGACGTGCTTAGAGCACACAAGGTCAGGCAGCAAATTAACGGGCCACACAATGCTCCCTTTGCACAACGTCTCGATCTAGGCTGGGTGGTGATAGGGGAGGTGTGCCTAGTTAATGTGCATAAGCCAACAGTTGACACATTCAAGACCCATGTGCTAGACAGCGGTCGCCATTCCATATTTCA
It encodes the following:
- the LOC101480801 gene encoding b(0,+)-type amino acid transporter 1 isoform X2, whose product is MADKTPKNEGLQLKRQIGLIGGVAIVSGTMIGSGIFMSPQYVLAYVGSPGASMLIWFFSGVVALLAALSYTELGTIIPESGGEFTYILRIYGSFPAFFAAITFILLLKPSSIAAKSMTIAQYVMAPFYPGCPPPQLAVKCFAAFSILVVGITNILNVRFALRVQVIFLVAKVFSLTFIVIGGLVEVIQSSTVIEENFNIENAFQGTQFSLNTLGKALLQGLWSYGGWSNLNYVTEELNKPEVNLPRAVLIAISLVTTLYLLVNVSYLAVMTPKELVSSSAVAVTWGNKVLGSWGWVMSVAAALSAFGSLNGTFFSGGRVCFVAAREGHMPDILSMAHVHRLTPSPALIFTTIISLVVLIPGDFQSIVNYFSFSAWFFYAIVLSGLIYLKIKKKDLPRSYKVPIVIPILVLIAAIFLVLAPIIDNPQIEYLYVALFISSGIVLYIPFIHYKLCPRVLDKLTVFLQLFLEVAPADKNL
- the LOC101480801 gene encoding b(0,+)-type amino acid transporter 1 isoform X5 — protein: MLGGLCYAELGTIIPESGAEYIYILRTAGKVVAFMFVFSFIMVMRPASGTGVALIFAEYAVAPFYSGCTPPQLAVKFVAAVSILVLAIIKCLSVRLATGIQLVTMAVKVVALVVIILGGIVMLFQGRTENFEDSFEGTNAGVSSIGIAFYQGLWSYDGWNTLNCLTEEVKHPEVNLPRAVLIAISLVTTLYLLVNVSYLAVMTPKELVSSSAVAVTWGNKVLGSWGWVMSVAAALSAFGSLNGTFFSGGRVCFVAAREGHMPDILSMAHVHRLTPSPALIFTTIISLVVLIPGDFQSIVNYFSFSAWFFYAIVLSGLIYLKIKKKDLPRSYKVPIVIPILVLIAAIFLVLAPIIDNPQIEYLYVALFISSGIVLYIPFIHYKLCPRVLDKLTVFLQLFLEVAPADKNL